The Thermus hydrothermalis genome includes a region encoding these proteins:
- a CDS encoding protoglobin domain-containing protein, whose product MTEKNLARFYQIAQEIWSQLPPSARFRPLEDGKILSRNASLMEGWTEDLVQGFYDTLFGHPATRRVFREGERPAREKTLRDWYLRTLRGPFNGQYFAWQALVGLVHVRRGVTNAMMAAMWNWLVEEVGRRAREHLPLEEARALEDAWRRLAFTVMALIAEEYLEAYLEALALAKGQDPRAFIEEAQEAAARLLERLKPA is encoded by the coding sequence ATGACGGAGAAGAACCTCGCCCGCTTTTACCAAATCGCCCAAGAGATCTGGAGCCAGCTCCCGCCCTCGGCCCGTTTCCGGCCCCTGGAGGACGGGAAGATCCTTTCCCGAAATGCCTCCCTCATGGAGGGCTGGACGGAGGACCTGGTCCAAGGCTTTTACGACACCCTCTTCGGCCACCCCGCCACCCGGAGGGTCTTCCGCGAAGGGGAGAGGCCCGCCCGGGAGAAGACCCTAAGGGACTGGTACCTGCGCACCCTCAGGGGTCCCTTTAATGGCCAGTACTTCGCCTGGCAGGCCTTGGTGGGGCTTGTTCACGTGCGCCGGGGTGTGACCAACGCCATGATGGCCGCCATGTGGAACTGGCTGGTGGAGGAAGTGGGGCGAAGGGCCCGGGAGCACCTCCCCCTGGAGGAGGCCCGGGCCTTGGAGGACGCCTGGCGCCGCTTGGCCTTCACCGTCATGGCCCTCATCGCCGAGGAGTACCTGGAGGCCTACCTCGAGGCCCTGGCCCTCGCCAAGGGCCAAGACCCCCGGGCCTTTATAGAAGAGGCCCAGGAGGCCGCGGCCCGGCTTTTGGAAAGGCTTAAGCCCGCCTAG